In the genome of Methylophaga nitratireducenticrescens, one region contains:
- a CDS encoding group II truncated hemoglobin: protein MTDIATPYERIGGESAVRKLCHTFYKIMTETPQTQLIRSLHPQEIQLSEDKLYMFLTGWLGGPPLYTEKYGHPKLRSRHLPFSIGIEERDQWLYCMTEALNTMDLDPLFTTQLMSSFAQTADFMRNRQESE from the coding sequence ATGACCGATATTGCAACACCTTATGAACGCATTGGCGGAGAATCAGCCGTTCGTAAACTTTGTCACACCTTTTATAAGATTATGACCGAGACGCCGCAAACCCAGCTCATTCGGAGCTTGCATCCGCAAGAAATACAACTTAGTGAAGATAAACTGTATATGTTTTTGACTGGTTGGTTAGGCGGCCCTCCTTTGTATACGGAAAAGTATGGACATCCAAAATTGAGATCTAGACATTTACCCTTTTCCATTGGTATAGAAGAGCGTGATCAATGGCTTTATTGTATGACGGAGGCACTAAACACAATGGATCTCGATCCGTTATTTACTACACAACTAATGAGTTCATTTGCCCAGACCGCAGATTTTATGCGTAATCGACAGGAATCGGAGTAA
- a CDS encoding AEC family transporter gives MVLAQMAVLIACGALWQALAPRHIPALAHRRALTDLVFYILLPAMVIDVIWQAPLDITSMKISLLAMSGLATAALSIWLVLKVIPVTNAQKGALILAATFPNVTYLGLPVLDQVLGSWSNAIILQYDLFACTPVLMTVGMLVAEYYGSHDQSAHPLKSMLKIPPLWAVTIAVLLNLLNVERPEFIHSALQTLSGGVVPLMLIALGMSIRWQSLRLNLLPLLLPVAAITLFMAPAGVWLLTQVLSLPTDIMTTVILSAAMPTMVFGIVICERYGLDTSLYAAAVTLTTVLCMASLPLWFYWIN, from the coding sequence ATGGTGTTGGCGCAAATGGCCGTATTAATTGCCTGTGGTGCACTATGGCAGGCTTTGGCCCCCAGACACATCCCGGCGCTGGCTCATCGCCGGGCACTGACCGATCTGGTGTTTTATATTCTGTTGCCAGCCATGGTGATTGATGTGATCTGGCAAGCGCCACTGGATATCACTTCAATGAAGATATCGCTGTTGGCAATGAGTGGTCTGGCGACAGCAGCCTTGTCTATATGGCTGGTATTAAAAGTGATTCCGGTGACCAATGCCCAAAAGGGCGCGTTGATCCTGGCGGCAACTTTTCCCAACGTCACCTATCTTGGCCTGCCAGTGTTGGATCAGGTGCTTGGCAGCTGGTCGAATGCTATTATCCTGCAATACGATTTATTTGCCTGTACACCGGTGTTAATGACGGTCGGGATGCTAGTGGCCGAATATTACGGCAGTCACGATCAGTCAGCGCACCCATTAAAAAGCATGCTGAAGATCCCGCCTTTATGGGCAGTGACCATTGCAGTGCTATTAAATTTGCTTAATGTGGAACGCCCTGAGTTTATTCATTCTGCCTTACAAACGCTTTCAGGTGGCGTGGTGCCTCTAATGCTGATAGCACTGGGGATGAGCATTCGGTGGCAGAGCCTGCGATTGAACCTGTTACCACTATTACTACCAGTGGCAGCAATTACCTTATTTATGGCGCCAGCGGGTGTTTGGCTGTTGACTCAGGTCCTGAGCTTGCCGACCGATATTATGACTACGGTGATATTATCAGCTGCCATGCCGACGATGGTATTTGGGATTGTGATCTGTGAACGCTACGGTTTGGATACATCGCTTTACGCGGCAGCAGTGACATTAACGACCGTGCTCTGCATGGCGAGTTTACCGCTATGGTTTTACTGGATTAACTGA
- a CDS encoding 4a-hydroxytetrahydrobiopterin dehydratase — protein sequence MSWRETENEKTYSDAEVEQRLKAELPNWYLENGWIRRKYKTSGWKSTLMVVNTVGHLAEAAFHHPDLTVSYAFVIVKLTNHAAKGITDKDFELANKIEEVVMWQPGLIEGGALVGTPDDARFKYIKYD from the coding sequence ATGAGCTGGAGAGAAACTGAAAACGAAAAAACCTATTCTGATGCTGAAGTCGAACAAAGGCTTAAGGCTGAGTTACCAAACTGGTATCTTGAGAATGGCTGGATCCGCCGAAAATACAAAACCAGCGGTTGGAAATCCACTTTAATGGTCGTTAATACAGTAGGACATTTGGCTGAAGCCGCCTTCCACCATCCTGATCTCACTGTTTCATATGCTTTTGTTATTGTTAAGCTGACTAATCATGCAGCGAAAGGCATTACTGATAAAGATTTTGAACTGGCGAATAAAATCGAAGAAGTCGTTATGTGGCAACCTGGGCTGATTGAAGGTGGAGCACTGGTTGGTACTCCAGATGATGCTCGTTTTAAATACATTAAATACGACTAA
- a CDS encoding competence/damage-inducible protein A, which produces MHIGAVIIGDEILSGKRQDKHFNQLQIMLAKRGLELSWTLIVGDDPQQLERALRYSMSSEDLVFSFGGIGATPDDRTRQTVAKIADVPLIPHPEATAEIEACFGKDAYPNRILMGYLPEGSRTIPNTINRIPGFSYANHHFTPGFPEMAWPMVEWVLDNLYPHLKNQRPATEQTIFVQRGRESDLLPVMNQIVNDYPLLKLSSLPHLGDPPHIEFSLRGDLDQVEQAMQFIKQAVDQAGFVWSNQLIQ; this is translated from the coding sequence ATGCATATTGGTGCGGTCATAATTGGTGATGAAATTCTCAGCGGTAAACGTCAGGACAAGCATTTCAATCAATTGCAAATCATGCTGGCCAAACGCGGTCTTGAACTCAGCTGGACCTTGATTGTTGGCGATGATCCACAACAACTTGAACGGGCTTTGCGTTACAGCATGAGCAGTGAAGATCTGGTGTTCAGCTTCGGTGGAATCGGTGCAACGCCCGATGACAGAACCCGCCAGACAGTCGCCAAAATTGCCGATGTACCGTTAATCCCTCACCCTGAGGCAACTGCTGAAATCGAGGCGTGTTTTGGTAAAGATGCTTATCCCAACCGTATATTGATGGGCTACCTGCCAGAAGGATCGAGAACAATTCCTAATACAATCAATCGCATACCGGGATTTTCTTATGCAAATCATCACTTTACACCGGGCTTTCCGGAGATGGCCTGGCCGATGGTGGAGTGGGTTTTAGATAATTTATATCCACATTTAAAAAATCAACGTCCTGCCACGGAGCAGACTATTTTTGTACAACGTGGACGTGAGTCGGATTTGTTACCGGTAATGAATCAGATTGTTAACGATTATCCACTTCTGAAATTATCCAGTCTGCCTCATCTCGGTGACCCCCCCCATATCGAATTCAGTCTGCGTGGGGATTTGGATCAGGTTGAACAAGCCATGCAATTTATTAAACAGGCTGTTGATCAAGCCGGTTTTGTCTGGTCCAATCAGTTAATCCAGTAA
- the fae gene encoding formaldehyde-activating enzyme, which yields MSERIVMRTGEALIADGPPLTAAEPEVVIGELDGPVGTAFANLMGDQVKGHSRVLALMNTDVQVRPATIMVSKVTVKNTAYTNILMGTVQGAIANGVLDAVRNGTIPKEKANDLGIIVSVWLNPGITGVENLDHEALFDVHRRATTRAIEKAMNHEPSIDYLLENQDKLVHKYYQKELDAKKS from the coding sequence ATGAGTGAGAGAATTGTGATGCGAACTGGTGAAGCATTGATCGCTGATGGCCCACCATTGACTGCTGCGGAACCAGAAGTTGTTATTGGCGAATTGGATGGACCAGTAGGAACTGCCTTTGCTAATTTAATGGGTGATCAGGTCAAAGGTCATTCACGTGTTTTAGCGCTGATGAATACAGATGTTCAGGTTCGTCCTGCGACAATTATGGTCAGTAAAGTAACTGTTAAAAACACTGCCTATACCAATATCCTGATGGGGACAGTTCAAGGTGCAATTGCCAATGGTGTATTGGATGCTGTACGTAACGGCACTATCCCTAAAGAAAAAGCCAATGATTTAGGCATCATCGTGTCAGTCTGGTTAAACCCTGGTATTACTGGCGTTGAAAACCTGGATCACGAAGCGTTATTTGATGTGCATCGTCGTGCGACTACTCGCGCCATCGAGAAAGCGATGAATCATGAACCAAGCATTGATTATCTTCTGGAAAACCAGGATAAGCTGGTTCATAAGTATTATCAGAAAGAACTGGATGCGAAAAAATCATAA
- a CDS encoding TolC family protein → MKLRMLCLLFGLSSSLFSYSVNAEEADPITLKTLTDYVYSQHPARQAESSMDALAQSRADLAGKIFAEPLSLSVNHFNDVIGSGEGLQEWESSVEMPIWLPGEKRQQQNLSRHLAAELPYYQQRIRLDASAQVRRHVWLVMLSAVKVRHAETLRDNARNLLKNVENRVEGGDLASSEALLAKSHHLEMQSQLASAKMDLQKSLNQYQYLTGQQVLPDVIEENLPASTEIDKAHPLLAELEQQIARQRSEMANARYDNVQHPSLSVGVKRERDEHADPYNNSVGVGVSFALNDKQYQQPAIAQASRQLADLQIAQQQQKRQLEADLLAAMDTLKTLQQRQTLLKEQYAVSQQYVDMQQRSFDMGGVDLTSFLRSQEVADKHRHQLLQLEIEIQQQIAQINQIAGRTL, encoded by the coding sequence ATGAAACTGCGTATGCTGTGTTTATTATTCGGACTGAGCTCAAGTTTGTTCAGTTATTCCGTTAATGCTGAGGAAGCGGATCCCATCACGCTGAAAACACTGACGGATTACGTTTACAGCCAGCACCCTGCCAGACAAGCTGAATCCAGCATGGATGCGCTGGCACAAAGTCGTGCAGATCTTGCTGGCAAAATATTTGCCGAGCCTTTAAGTTTATCGGTAAATCATTTTAATGATGTCATTGGTAGTGGTGAGGGGCTGCAGGAATGGGAATCTTCAGTAGAAATGCCGATTTGGCTACCCGGTGAGAAGCGTCAACAACAGAATCTGTCGCGCCATCTGGCCGCAGAACTGCCTTACTATCAACAACGGATTCGCCTTGATGCCTCGGCACAGGTAAGACGTCATGTCTGGCTAGTGATGCTTTCTGCAGTCAAAGTTCGCCATGCCGAAACATTACGGGACAATGCCCGAAACTTGCTAAAGAATGTTGAAAATCGGGTAGAGGGGGGAGATTTAGCCAGCTCAGAAGCTCTGCTGGCAAAAAGTCATCATCTGGAAATGCAGTCTCAATTGGCTTCAGCAAAGATGGATTTGCAAAAAAGCTTAAATCAGTACCAGTACCTGACCGGACAGCAGGTATTACCCGATGTGATTGAAGAAAACTTACCGGCGTCGACTGAAATTGATAAAGCCCATCCGTTATTAGCTGAGTTGGAGCAACAAATTGCCCGACAACGCAGTGAAATGGCTAATGCGCGGTATGACAATGTGCAGCATCCCAGCCTGTCTGTTGGAGTCAAACGTGAACGGGATGAACATGCCGATCCCTACAACAACAGCGTTGGTGTGGGCGTCAGCTTTGCCTTGAACGATAAACAATATCAGCAACCGGCTATTGCACAGGCCAGCCGGCAGTTAGCCGATTTGCAGATTGCCCAGCAGCAACAGAAACGTCAGCTTGAAGCTGACTTGCTTGCCGCGATGGATACCCTTAAAACGTTGCAACAGAGACAGACGCTATTGAAAGAACAATATGCGGTCAGTCAGCAATATGTTGATATGCAACAACGCAGTTTTGATATGGGTGGAGTGGATTTAACCAGTTTTTTACGTAGTCAGGAAGTTGCTGATAAACATCGTCACCAACTACTGCAACTGGAAATCGAAATTCAACAACAGATTGCACAGATTAATCAGATTGCCGGACGTACTCTGTAA
- a CDS encoding bifunctional diguanylate cyclase/phosphodiesterase: MSLSKQLLILLTLIFLIVFSVNFVMSMDNIRSYLQGESEVHVQDTATSLGLSLSPHMADETDPILRTMMNAIFDTGYYKEMRLLDVDGNELIRLTNPDEVRGVPSWLIRFFPIETATAVSELSTGWNIAGTLQVTSNPGYGYLKLYEQFKSTLKFSLLILLGAILLLLVVLRMTLRPLKAITEQANDISAGKFTVIENLPWTREVRSVAKSMNSMSTKIGKTIHHLNLRLDKLNDNLNRDPLTNLLNQQMFNVDIKQALSIGEFGHVIYIKFDDLSAVVKNQGKNAVDALLIDFASQLQQLPFANVRNYRWYGSEFAVQTTDSNIEDITQIAEHIQALASELGQQYEHSDLLHMGIVSYERSSEIERLMPALIEAYEQARLIEANAFYIKENTLSSMTEMSWKATIEQVINTDSAMITFTNQAYNYSDKAKPHLVMREAFTEVRDANGDLLPIGTFFSMAEAFDLVETLDKHIVQKVLDLMAKESNPAPVTINLSLASIASADFRQWLGKAVIQSGLSPALLAFSVTAYAAAKDLDTFTNFSIFVRQLGAHSLLKRYSSDVIPVNLLKDLHIDYIRLARDLTTDIRSNTNKPDLLDIIQEIARLLEVRVLAESAKDEQDFLWLQQAGLFGISR, translated from the coding sequence ATGTCTTTATCAAAACAATTACTTATCTTGCTAACACTGATTTTTCTGATTGTGTTCTCAGTAAATTTTGTCATGAGCATGGACAATATCCGTAGTTATCTGCAGGGCGAATCGGAAGTGCATGTACAGGACACCGCAACCTCACTTGGTTTATCACTCAGCCCGCATATGGCTGATGAGACTGATCCGATTTTACGGACCATGATGAACGCAATTTTTGATACCGGTTATTACAAGGAAATGCGGTTACTGGATGTGGATGGCAATGAATTGATTCGGCTGACCAATCCCGATGAAGTGCGTGGTGTACCCAGCTGGCTGATCCGGTTTTTTCCCATCGAAACCGCCACTGCTGTCAGTGAACTCAGTACCGGCTGGAATATTGCTGGTACCCTGCAAGTCACCAGTAATCCTGGTTATGGTTACCTCAAGCTATACGAACAATTTAAATCCACACTCAAATTTTCATTGTTAATTCTGCTAGGCGCGATTTTGCTGTTGTTGGTGGTGCTGAGAATGACCTTACGCCCATTAAAAGCCATAACTGAACAGGCAAATGATATTTCTGCAGGGAAATTTACCGTTATTGAAAATTTACCCTGGACCAGAGAAGTACGCTCAGTCGCCAAATCCATGAACAGCATGTCAACCAAAATTGGCAAAACCATTCATCACCTGAATTTGCGACTTGATAAGCTCAATGACAATTTGAATCGTGATCCCCTGACAAACTTATTAAATCAGCAAATGTTCAATGTCGATATAAAACAGGCGCTCTCCATTGGCGAGTTCGGCCATGTTATCTACATCAAATTCGATGACTTGAGCGCAGTGGTGAAAAATCAGGGCAAAAATGCAGTTGATGCATTGCTGATAGATTTTGCCAGCCAGTTGCAACAATTACCCTTTGCCAATGTGCGCAATTATCGCTGGTACGGATCAGAATTTGCTGTTCAGACAACCGATAGCAATATCGAGGATATAACTCAGATTGCCGAACATATTCAGGCTCTGGCCAGCGAACTGGGTCAACAATATGAGCATAGCGACTTGCTGCATATGGGGATTGTTTCCTACGAACGCAGCAGTGAAATTGAACGACTGATGCCAGCCTTGATTGAGGCCTACGAGCAAGCACGGTTGATTGAGGCCAATGCTTTCTACATTAAGGAAAACACCTTAAGCTCAATGACTGAAATGAGCTGGAAAGCGACTATCGAACAGGTGATTAATACAGATTCGGCGATGATTACCTTTACCAACCAGGCTTACAACTACAGTGATAAGGCAAAACCCCACCTGGTAATGCGGGAAGCCTTTACCGAAGTTCGCGATGCAAACGGTGATTTGCTGCCCATTGGTACCTTCTTCTCAATGGCTGAGGCTTTTGATCTGGTTGAAACGCTGGACAAACATATTGTGCAAAAGGTGTTGGACTTAATGGCCAAAGAGTCCAATCCAGCCCCGGTCACAATCAACCTTTCTCTGGCATCAATTGCTTCAGCAGACTTTCGTCAATGGCTTGGCAAAGCAGTGATTCAATCAGGCTTATCACCTGCCCTGTTAGCTTTTAGTGTGACCGCTTATGCTGCGGCCAAAGATCTGGATACATTCACCAATTTCAGCATCTTTGTCAGACAGTTAGGCGCTCACAGTTTATTAAAACGTTATAGCAGTGATGTGATTCCGGTGAATCTTTTGAAAGATCTGCATATTGATTACATTCGCCTGGCACGCGATCTGACCACAGATATCCGTAGTAATACCAATAAACCGGACTTGCTCGATATCATTCAGGAAATTGCCCGCTTACTGGAAGTAAGAGTATTGGCAGAAAGTGCAAAAGACGAACAAGACTTTCTCTGGTTGCAACAGGCTGGCTTGTTCGGTATTAGTCGTTAA
- a CDS encoding tyrosine-type recombinase/integrase — protein MSEDHDDFPDVIKQDLPVLIGKLPAGSNPVDTYLSGKADHTKRMVKSHMNKIAVLFGYDSYLSAPWGNLRYHHVQELLGQLKNDGYAPKTINAILAAVRGVATAAFNMYQLDGDDLERIRGVKMVRGSRLKSGRVVPAGELSSLIYTCITDEGPAGIRDIAIIGILYICGLRRSEAAALSYKDVNVENREIRLIGKGNKERKVFMDSGTQAALSDWITLRGDWPGTLFCRILKSGKVIQNTSMTDQAIYGVLTKRWKQAGTPALTPHDFRRTFISSLLAKGVDLLTVQRMAGHSDPRTTSGYDLRPEEDMRTAATMLHLPYQSIMNSKN, from the coding sequence TTGAGTGAAGATCACGATGACTTTCCAGATGTCATTAAACAAGATTTACCAGTTCTAATTGGAAAATTACCTGCCGGTTCAAATCCGGTAGATACCTATCTATCTGGTAAAGCCGATCACACTAAGCGAATGGTCAAAAGTCATATGAATAAGATTGCTGTTTTATTCGGATATGACAGTTATCTTTCAGCTCCTTGGGGAAATCTGAGATATCACCATGTGCAAGAATTACTAGGGCAATTGAAAAATGACGGTTACGCACCCAAAACCATCAATGCCATCTTAGCTGCAGTTAGAGGTGTGGCTACAGCGGCCTTTAATATGTATCAACTGGATGGTGATGATCTAGAACGTATTCGCGGTGTGAAAATGGTTCGTGGATCACGATTAAAATCAGGAAGGGTTGTCCCAGCAGGAGAACTAAGTTCATTGATATACACCTGTATTACTGATGAAGGTCCTGCTGGAATACGAGATATAGCAATAATTGGCATTCTTTATATATGTGGCCTGAGAAGAAGTGAGGCTGCAGCATTATCTTATAAGGATGTAAATGTCGAAAACAGAGAAATACGTTTGATTGGGAAAGGGAATAAAGAACGTAAAGTCTTCATGGATTCTGGAACACAAGCTGCATTAAGTGATTGGATAACACTTCGGGGTGACTGGCCAGGCACATTATTTTGCCGAATTCTTAAAAGTGGCAAAGTTATTCAAAATACGAGTATGACTGACCAAGCGATATACGGAGTCTTAACGAAACGTTGGAAACAGGCCGGAACACCGGCATTAACACCCCATGATTTCAGGCGAACGTTTATATCAAGTTTATTAGCTAAAGGTGTTGATCTATTAACTGTGCAAAGAATGGCCGGGCACAGTGATCCAAGAACAACCAGTGGTTATGATTTGAGACCTGAAGAAGATATGAGGACTGCTGCGACAATGTTGCATTTACCATATCAAAGCATCATGAATTCAAAAAACTAA
- a CDS encoding ATP-dependent DNA helicase, whose translation MQDDLQQIFADGGILARQIKGYHPRQAQQEMAQRIADTLASATVLVAEAGTGTGKTFAYLAPAILSGQKVFISTGTKNLQDQLFRRDLPTLRKALAVPFQAAILKGRSNYLCHHRLTLAEQDPLLLSQSDALRSLRDWSQSSKNGDLSESDLLENQSNLWPRVTSTVDNCLGQQCPEYQQCFIVEARRRAQEADIVVINHHLLMSDFALKSAGQGEVLPTADAFIIDEAHQLPAIAGQFLGNRISSNQIVELCRDTVQEVQEHAADSKTLGLHAEKLQAKLQSLRLHIGNVEQRTPWLTQLFNDEIKNNFNELVDYLEVFESELEPLAVQSPGLSQCHVRAKELVNIIQLFSEQNDDNLVLWLDNRPTGFVLHATPFEISQHFQQWLEEKPAAWVFTSATLTVAGKFNHFCQHLGIENAEYASWESPFDYAKQSLLYLPNIPVEPSDRQYNQYVADIAKEVILHSQGRIFLLFTSYRAMHEVADLLADLDYPLMVQGSGAKATLLEEFRQHGNAVLLGTNSFWEGVDVRGEALSCVLIDKIPFASPGDPVLEARINNLRERGGNPFRSIQIPSAVIQLKQGIGRLIRDEQDHGVLILCDPRLLNKPYGKVFMRSLPAMPITQDINQVEDFFVQRQVKTAV comes from the coding sequence ATGCAGGATGATTTACAACAGATTTTTGCTGATGGCGGCATTCTTGCCAGGCAAATCAAGGGATATCATCCGCGTCAGGCACAACAGGAAATGGCTCAGCGTATTGCCGATACCCTGGCCTCTGCTACAGTTTTAGTCGCTGAAGCCGGAACAGGCACCGGTAAAACCTTTGCCTACCTGGCACCCGCCATTTTATCCGGTCAAAAAGTTTTTATTTCCACCGGGACTAAAAATCTTCAGGATCAATTATTCAGACGCGACTTACCCACATTGCGGAAAGCGTTGGCTGTACCATTTCAAGCGGCCATCCTCAAGGGGCGTAGTAATTATCTATGCCATCATCGACTGACTCTGGCAGAACAAGATCCTTTATTACTCTCGCAAAGTGATGCTTTAAGGTCTTTACGTGATTGGTCACAAAGCTCCAAAAATGGCGATTTAAGCGAGTCCGATCTGCTGGAAAACCAATCAAATCTATGGCCAAGAGTGACCTCAACTGTAGATAACTGTCTGGGACAGCAGTGCCCTGAATATCAGCAGTGTTTTATTGTGGAAGCCCGTCGTCGAGCCCAGGAAGCTGATATTGTGGTGATTAATCATCACTTGCTGATGTCTGATTTTGCCTTGAAATCCGCAGGACAGGGTGAGGTATTACCAACGGCTGATGCTTTTATAATTGATGAGGCACACCAGCTCCCAGCGATTGCAGGTCAGTTTCTCGGCAATCGAATCAGCAGCAATCAAATCGTTGAACTATGCCGGGATACCGTGCAGGAAGTTCAGGAACACGCAGCCGACAGCAAAACCCTGGGATTACATGCAGAAAAACTGCAAGCCAAACTACAATCGTTACGTCTGCACATTGGTAATGTTGAACAACGTACGCCCTGGTTAACACAGTTATTCAATGATGAAATTAAAAATAATTTCAATGAGTTAGTTGATTATCTTGAAGTGTTTGAATCAGAGTTGGAACCCCTGGCGGTTCAAAGTCCGGGGCTATCGCAATGCCATGTTCGAGCTAAAGAGCTAGTCAATATTATTCAATTATTCTCTGAGCAAAATGACGATAATCTAGTGCTTTGGCTCGATAATCGACCAACTGGATTTGTTTTACATGCCACCCCGTTTGAAATTAGTCAGCATTTTCAACAATGGCTGGAAGAAAAACCGGCGGCATGGGTTTTCACCTCAGCAACTTTAACTGTCGCCGGCAAATTTAATCACTTCTGCCAGCATCTTGGCATTGAAAACGCTGAATATGCCAGCTGGGAAAGCCCGTTTGACTATGCAAAACAAAGTCTTTTGTATTTACCCAATATTCCAGTTGAACCCTCAGATCGGCAATACAATCAATACGTTGCTGATATAGCTAAAGAAGTTATTTTGCACAGTCAGGGACGCATCTTTTTATTGTTTACCAGTTATCGGGCAATGCATGAAGTAGCGGATTTACTGGCCGATCTGGATTATCCATTAATGGTGCAGGGGAGCGGGGCGAAGGCCACCTTACTGGAAGAGTTTCGTCAGCATGGCAATGCCGTTTTACTGGGAACAAACAGTTTCTGGGAGGGTGTTGATGTACGAGGTGAAGCCTTATCCTGCGTATTAATCGATAAAATTCCATTTGCCTCGCCGGGCGATCCGGTATTGGAAGCACGCATCAATAATCTGCGAGAGCGGGGCGGCAACCCGTTTCGCAGCATTCAAATTCCATCTGCAGTCATTCAGTTAAAGCAGGGAATAGGTCGTTTAATTCGTGATGAACAGGATCATGGTGTATTGATCCTGTGTGATCCACGGCTGTTAAACAAACCCTACGGCAAAGTGTTTATGCGAAGTCTGCCTGCCATGCCGATCACACAGGATATCAATCAGGTCGAAGATTTCTTTGTGCAACGACAAGTTAAAACTGCAGTTTAG
- a CDS encoding DUF2237 family protein gives MSPSLNVLGEPLQSCSHDPLTGFFRDGCCNTSDQDFGSHTVCVEVTQAFLEFSRFRGNDLSTPVPDFDFPGLKPGNRWCLCAQRWLEAEQHEVAPRVVLASTHQRATEIVPLALLKKYALDLM, from the coding sequence ATCAGCCCTTCTTTAAATGTTCTTGGCGAACCATTACAAAGTTGCAGTCATGATCCGCTGACTGGTTTTTTCCGCGATGGATGCTGTAATACTAGTGATCAGGATTTTGGCTCGCATACGGTTTGTGTTGAAGTAACTCAGGCATTTCTTGAATTTTCACGGTTTCGTGGCAATGACTTAAGCACCCCTGTTCCGGATTTTGATTTTCCAGGATTAAAACCGGGGAATCGATGGTGTCTATGCGCCCAGCGCTGGCTTGAGGCAGAACAGCATGAAGTAGCGCCAAGAGTCGTGCTTGCCAGTACTCATCAGCGTGCCACAGAGATTGTTCCGTTAGCGTTATTGAAAAAATATGCGTTAGATTTGATGTAA
- a CDS encoding transglutaminase-like cysteine peptidase, which yields MLLRLKPVVLILLLVWWLPFSVPLLAELLISEALLQRIENEYDSDARQRVEAWQILMQENQDLTEREKLAVVNDFFNSNVLFVDDILLWDKEDYWATPIEMLSIGAGDCEDYSIAKYFTLKQLGVDEDKLRITYVKAIDLNQAHMVLTYFENKRAIPLVLDNLINEIQPASRRQDLTPVYSFNGTGLWLAKSRGEGQRVGDASRLSLWEDLAARMRAETVAD from the coding sequence ATGTTGCTTCGGCTAAAACCTGTTGTATTAATCTTATTGCTGGTCTGGTGGCTGCCGTTTTCTGTTCCGTTGCTGGCAGAATTGCTGATTTCAGAAGCGTTATTGCAACGAATTGAAAATGAATACGATAGCGATGCCAGACAACGCGTTGAAGCCTGGCAAATATTGATGCAGGAAAATCAGGATTTAACAGAGCGGGAAAAACTCGCGGTAGTGAACGATTTTTTTAACAGTAATGTCCTGTTTGTTGATGATATTTTGTTATGGGATAAAGAGGATTACTGGGCTACGCCGATTGAAATGCTTTCCATTGGTGCGGGTGACTGTGAAGATTATTCCATTGCCAAATACTTCACTCTGAAACAGCTCGGTGTGGATGAAGATAAACTGCGAATCACTTATGTTAAAGCCATTGACCTGAATCAGGCACATATGGTTTTAACCTATTTTGAAAATAAACGTGCCATTCCGCTGGTACTGGACAATCTGATTAATGAAATTCAACCGGCTAGTCGTCGTCAGGATCTGACACCTGTTTACAGTTTTAATGGCACAGGGTTATGGCTGGCCAAATCCCGTGGCGAAGGACAACGGGTAGGTGATGCCTCACGCTTATCATTGTGGGAAGACTTAGCTGCCAGAATGCGGGCCGAAACCGTTGCGGATTGA